The Aedes aegypti strain LVP_AGWG unplaced genomic scaffold, AaegL5.0 Primary Assembly AGWG_AaegL5_hic_scaff_563_PBJ_arrow, whole genome shotgun sequence genome contains the following window.
tgagcataccgtaggggtttgttcacaaatttcataacgctgaaaatggccattttcgatacccacccaccccctcgtaacacattttgtatgaatatttttcaaattttatataagcCGTAACAGCCTtacgacacccacccaccccctctagcgttatgaaatttgtgaatgggccctagaTGTTTATTCGCacgaaaaatgcatgtcgatgtcCATGTTCATGTCGGTTaggttttaatttgtattgatttctgaaaaaaaaaacagaatccggagaagcaaagcatgaagcactggaaactggaaagccagtaaaaacgctctacagttttactgactaagtcagtaatttccatattgcgcagttcccaccttgttggaccccgcacttcagaagtgcgggcgggttcctaagtgcggaaacgtcaaaccctttgttttcgccgttggcgggcaagaaaaggcagtgaatcggtttcgcgccaacgaaaattgtttacgttttatcaaaagcatgtgctctcagcagggttgctagtttgtttgttttatttgtttcacgaaaacttgcttgtaaaacatttgtaaaagtaTGTCAGCCATTTGAAATAGGCTTGTTCGATATTAATTAATTTTGGCAATGATGCAGTCAAGTGCAAATCTGCATTTGGATAGAAAAACCAGTGTAATTTGTCGCgtaaatgtacatttgaagaattTCGGGTATGAATTCATTTGTATGGATACATATTTGGAACCACTGCTTGGTGACCTTCGAAGTGCGATACACAACTTTCCCAATAATCCATTtatcaaagcaaagcacaatattttggtttactgagttttttcggtaatcgtaaaaattaccgaaaaaaccgtagttccaaaacccagtaaaattttactggggtcggtaatctgaattggctgtgcatgaattgattttcattcgattttttgtcacttttgatgaaatgcgaaaatgtgttttaatcagttacgcgctttttccattttagtccaatgtttgagatttgGGCTCACAGTTAAGCTCCacgcacaatgtgagcggcagcgcggtacaacggcattacggcaagcccatcttgagctacactctacttgtcaagtcaatgttgaaaaggatttagtcaacatgggattgataactaaagggcccattcacaaatttcataacgctgaagggggtgggtgggtgtctagaaaatgttacggctcatacgaaatttgaaaaatggtcatacaaaatgcgttacgaggggtgggtgagtgtcaaaaatgaccatttttagcgttatgaaatatatgaatgaacccaaagtgtagatcaagatgggcatgccgttttgccgttgtaccgcgttgccgttcacattgtgcttggggccttacagttcgtgacagcggaaacCCGGCTCACTATAGACCCGTGCAcgcgttcactatttgacgtttgagcggtgccgtgttatttacgtgaccatggtaacgagtgaattcggcaccgctcaaacgtcaaatcagtgaactcttgcattggtccatgacgtacagaaattttgtatggaccaatgcacgagtttactagttgacgtttgagcggtgccgtgttatttacgtgaccatggcaacgagtgaattcgacaccgctcaaacgtcaaattagtgaacacgtgcattggttcattggtttctccctcccaggtgctgtgcatttaatttaaggggaagtaggccatcattgaaatttgtacgtgtcgttgatgattgttgctaattcgtctcactatttcgaatcaaagaaaatcagttggttttgcactgacacagttgaaaaaagtatcagcatactttatgtatgtTAGCGCGTTCGGTGATAATTTTTCAAACTATCAagattgagttttatcactttgaaatgcaagcttaaaattcatcattgttgccaaaacaaaTGACGAGCTACAGCGTTAAATCATTAATGTgtagtatgcacctgaaacgtaaagcgctcaagtaaaatttctcctttttaccgaagtaattttgacagctgatccaatataagcgaaatgtcacttttacttgcggaataattgtgcggcacatttttccgtacggaaaagtgacagctccatttgatttgtacagcaggcgttaccgatgttatgaaatcagctctacttctcagcagcgtacagctcaaataatttcggtagcggaatcattccttgaccgtttcttgtcctatccttttgcacagtacttatgcgtagtatgcacctgaaacgtaaagcgctcaagtaaaatttctcttttttaccaaagtaattttgacagctgatccagtatcagcgaagtgtcacttttacttgcggaataattgagcggcacatttttccgtaaggaaaagtgacagctccatttgatttgtacagcaggcgttaccaacgttatgaaatcagctctacttctcagcagcgtacagctcaagtaatttcggtagcggaatcattccttgaccgtttcttgtcctatccttatgtacagtacttatgatcagcgtaccggccataaCATGGTATTTTTTACCACAATGCTGTTTTCAGTGTAGCCAAAAACATTGTACGTAATGAAATACGTTCACACGAAAAATTACTCCTGAACCACTGACATCAGCTTTGTTTACGCAAATTTGGGCCATTCATCATCAATCAATGAtccattcataaaaaaaattgtaggtcgagtaaataaaactcaaattaGATTTAGGAAATAACTTGGAATATAGGTATTAAATTAAAAATGCCTACAACGAATAAGGCTGGTCCGGTGtccgatgacgatgatgatttCTTCAAACCAACCTCCAAGTAAGTAATTTATAGAGATCAATAGCCTAGAACCTACCTACAACTAACAGCAACTCTAGTTCCACTTTAGCAAAAATCTTTGGTGTTCCGAAGGGTGGCGCAGCTGTGAACAAAAAGTCCTCACCGGAAAAAGACTCCAGGTCGATACAGTCCACGCCCAGCAGTAAGGTATCCGATCGCTACGGGGCTTCTTCCTTTCGTTACGTCCCACCATCGGAAGCAGTCGATTCCACTACGGATGGGGAACAACCCGGGAGTAAGCCGTCGTCGGATTGGAACCTAGTGCAAGCCAGTGTGGTAACTGCCTACAAGCTGTTAGTCATATTGATGATTTCTAACTCGAAGAAGTACACTGTTTAATATGAGATCACCATTTCAGTGTCGGGAACGAGAACACCCCGCAAGGGAAGCTAGGATTGGCATTGCTCCGTTCGCAAGCTGAATTCCGGATTCTGATCTATCGGACCAAAACCGATGCCCTTGCTACCCTTAATTTAGACGCTGCAacaaaactgtttttgaaaaatgaatatCTCCAATTTCGAAGTGACGACGACGACTTTTGGAGCGTCTTGTTTGAAAATCCAGTTGATCGTGATCGTTTACTTGCGGCCATTGAAGGCGTATGTCTATTAGAATTAGAACGCCAACCCCACAAGCAACGTGTTCCTCCAATTCCGGCATCCAGAACCATTCCCAATGTGGAGGAGCCGGATTCTGATGCGGAAAAAGGCAAAGCAAATCTCATCTCACGGATGGCTCGAGTTGGCCAACCGATTCTTCCGCAAGCCAAGCCCGTATCAACTACGGAAGTGAGCGATTCTTCCGATACGGATGCACGCTTTGAGACAATAGCTCGTCCTAGCATTCCTCCCCATCGACGGCCAGGTAATGgaggcgttggcaaaatacagCCCGTAACGATGGGCATGCAGATAATTCCCTCAGCAGCGAATGCCCTCACAACCGCCATAGCTGGACAAAATTTGCTCCACACTGCGACCGATGTTAACTTCAATCTATTCATGACGGAAAGCAGAATGCAAGGCACCGAAGTGCGAATGAATTTGTCGAAATTGGAGTCCAAGCTGGATCGTGTCTTGGACAAAATCGATTTGATGAATTTGAACAGCACTGGTGAAGCAAAATCGAACACCGATAAAGATGATGATATATTGGCTTTGGAAGAGAAAATTTTAGAGCTGAAGAAGGACAATCATGCATTGAAAGGAAAGGTTCGCTCTTTGGAAGCAGAAGTTAGTACCCGAAATGAAGATGTGCACCTGAAGCAACAATTGGCCGAATCGGAAAAACGTTACTCAGATCTCCAGTTAACAGTAGCAGCCATTCAGAAAGATTTAACATCTAGTCGTGATAAAAGCGAAGTAGATCTCAGAGAAATGGAACGAATTAGACTAGAGCAAGATGCAACCAAACAATCATTGCATGAAAAAGCCAAAGAAATTGAACTGCTGACTGAACAACTAAAAGATGCTCACAATAGTCAATCGTCACTGAGAGAGGAGAATTCCAAACTGGTAAAACAAAATGAGGATTTGCAAAGCACTTTAAATAATATGGAACAACAGCTGAAAAGTTTAAACGAAAAGGTAACTGGATCTGAGCCGGTGGATGAGCTGATCAAAACCATTATGAACAACTGTTTCCAACGAATGTGCGACCAGATTGACGATGCCAGAACTTTGAAGATTGTAGGGCAAACGATCAAACATGAAACCAAAGCTGCTTTGGCGCGGCGgcagaaaaaataaattgaggAAAAATGTTAGCTTGTTACGATAGGTATGTAtgtcgttcattttttgtactGAAAGAATCTCCTCGAAAAAAATTGGCACAGTAAGTACCTATGCTGAGTAACATTATTGCATAATTTTAGAAAGTACTCTCACTTTACTCAGTATCTCTCTTTCAATTTGTTAAAGGTGACACATCTCGGAATCTGAAGATGGTCGCCACAATGGCCGAGTTGCGCCCCTGATCACAAGCCTGATCTATAGAGTCGAGTTCAAAATGTATGTCATCACCAACAAGTAACATCTCCCTTTTCTTATCTCAGTTATGCATTGCATTGTTTTATTCCATTCCTAAAATACTGTCATTTTACGTTTATCATTTCGTAACTGTTGCTCTCGGGAGATTGAATATTCGGTCTTTTTGATTTCAGAAATCTCCCGCCGTTTCTCTGCGATCTGCTTCTGTAGATTTGAATGCATCTTTGATCCCGGCTGATGACGCGTCAGGGAATGAGACAACCGGTCTATATCTAACTCCAGCCTTCGCATCTGCTCGGAGAGCTTCAGACTGGCGATGTTCAAATTCTTCGATGAACAGCTGGGTAGGTCCATCTGGTTGTCTTTCGCTGCGGGTTTCTTACTTCCCGATGAACTTGAGGAACCATTGCTGgaaccaaaaatttcactgttgaGGAAGTTGAACACGTCCTTTTTGCTTTTATTTGCAGCATAGTTCTTTGCATCCCTTTTCTCTTGAATCCTCTTCTCCCGTTGAAGCTTCTTTTCAACGCTGAATAAATTCTTGTCTCCATTGGCCTGTTCCCGAAGTTGCATACAATAGTCCAGCGATCTGCCTTGGGGAAGTACCTGTGCACTCACGGGCACTACAATTCCTTCGCCTTTGCTTCCGAGACCGGCTCCGACTACATAGCCCATTTTAAGCATGATTTTCGAGCCTATACCTTTAGTATGCTTTTCCCAATCCCCCAACCGTTGGTCAGGAGCGGGATTCAAAAGACTTCGCTCGATAATTTGTGCCTGTTGAAGTGAGACAACATCGTCCTCGTTTTCCTCATCACTATCTGAATTTGACTCCGAATCAGAACTGGGCACATCATCGCCCTCTAATGGTAGCACGTTCTCAAATTGCAATTCAACCTCGTGCCGGCCTTCATCCATTTGTATCTTGCACGTTTTAGTTTCAAAATCCGCTGTCTGAATCGTCCCTTTACTCCAAATGCGATTTCTGTTCTTGGCCAAAACTTTACAACCTTTCTTCCTCAGCAGTTCAAATCTCGGTTCGCGATACTCTTTGAGTTCGTTGATAGAGATTAGTTCACCATGCGAGAAGCGGCACATTTCATCGTTGAATTTGCAGTCTCCTTCCAAGAAATAGGCGCACGGAACCATCTCCTGATGGGTCGGATTGATGAACAGCACCTTGGCTGCAACATCATCCAGATCAGAAGCATCCAAACTGCATATCAAAGCATTGTGATAGGACTTCGATCCCCACTTATGGATATGCGGAGCGGAGCACTTACTACCGACCAGATCTTTGAACGGTTCTTGTTCATCCACGCTGACTTCATCCGGTTTGGGAGGCTTTGCATCTACACTCCCTGGGTCATCCAATGCATTTATTTCCCGCATGAACAGAGCGAACTCATCGTCTTCGTTGCTGCCGGAAGCT
Protein-coding sequences here:
- the LOC110681195 gene encoding FK506-binding protein 15-like codes for the protein MPTTNKAGPVSDDDDDFFKPTSNSTLAKIFGVPKGGAAVNKKSSPEKDSRSIQSTPSSKVSDRYGASSFRYVPPSEAVDSTTDGEQPGSKPSSDWNLVQASVVTAYKLVGNENTPQGKLGLALLRSQAEFRILIYRTKTDALATLNLDAATKLFLKNEYLQFRSDDDDFWSVLFENPVDRDRLLAAIEGVCLLELERQPHKQRVPPIPASRTIPNVEEPDSDAEKGKANLISRMARVGQPILPQAKPVSTTEVSDSSDTDARFETIARPSIPPHRRPGNGGVGKIQPVTMGMQIIPSAANALTTAIAGQNLLHTATDVNFNLFMTESRMQGTEVRMNLSKLESKLDRVLDKIDLMNLNSTGEAKSNTDKDDDILALEEKILELKKDNHALKGKVRSLEAEVSTRNEDVHLKQQLAESEKRYSDLQLTVAAIQKDLTSSRDKSEVDLREMERIRLEQDATKQSLHEKAKEIELLTEQLKDAHNSQSSLREENSKLVKQNEDLQSTLNNMEQQLKSLNEKVTGSEPVDELIKTIMNNCFQRMCDQIDDARTLKIVGQTIKHETKAALARRQKK
- the LOC5564857 gene encoding zinc finger CCCH-type with G patch domain-containing protein; the protein is MSGSQDLNDSIRIYNEQLAQVEQALEGTSSGPERESLINLKSDLEELVKLTLETVQHENGDDLNAAASGSNEDDEFALFMREINALDDPGSVDAKPPKPDEVSVDEQEPFKDLVGSKCSAPHIHKWGSKSYHNALICSLDASDLDDVAAKVLFINPTHQEMVPCAYFLEGDCKFNDEMCRFSHGELISINELKEYREPRFELLRKKGCKVLAKNRNRIWSKGTIQTADFETKTCKIQMDEGRHEVELQFENVLPLEGDDVPSSDSESNSDSDEENEDDVVSLQQAQIIERSLLNPAPDQRLGDWEKHTKGIGSKIMLKMGYVVGAGLGSKGEGIVVPVSAQVLPQGRSLDYCMQLREQANGDKNLFSVEKKLQREKRIQEKRDAKNYAANKSKKDVFNFLNSEIFGSSNGSSSSSGSKKPAAKDNQMDLPSCSSKNLNIASLKLSEQMRRLELDIDRLSHSLTRHQPGSKMHSNLQKQIAEKRREISEIKKTEYSISREQQLRNDKRKMTVF